A single window of Excalfactoria chinensis isolate bCotChi1 unplaced genomic scaffold, bCotChi1.hap2 Scaffold_84, whole genome shotgun sequence DNA harbors:
- the LOC140265333 gene encoding E3 ubiquitin-protein ligase Itchy-like, translating to MQEMDPNDWQRHTIYRRYTRTSRQMLWFWQFMKEIDNEKRMRLLQFVTGTCGLPVGGFADLMGSNGPQKFCVEKVGKENWFPRSHSCFSRLHLPP from the exons ATGCAAGAAATGGATCCGAATGACTGGCAGAGGCATACCATCTACCGGCGTTATACCAGAACCAGCAGACAGATGCTGTGGTTCTGGCAG tttatgaAAGAAATAGATAACGAGAAGAGAATGAGACTTCTACAGTTTGTTACTGGAACGTGTGGATTACCAGTGGGAGGATTTGCTGACCTCATGG GGAGCAACGGACCCCAAAAGTTTTGCGTTGAGAAAGTTGGGAAGGAAAACTGGTTCCCTAGAAGTCACTCCTG tttcagtcGCTTGCACCTTCCACCCTAG